A genome region from Chryseobacterium sp. G0186 includes the following:
- a CDS encoding M13 family metallopeptidase has product MKKLTLSLFLIAGICSQNTMSAQQAKAAKVAVNNADKGLDLSLMDTSVRPQDDFYNYVSGTWMKTAKIPSDKPTWGSFNKLGEDTDNNSMTILNSLLKDKFTDGSEGKKIQDLYASYMNMQKRNADGIKPIQENLSKIDAIKNMADLQNYLISVTKDGENVFYGWGVYADLKNSNMNAVYLGEASLGLGRDYYQKVNEKNTEAIAEYQKYVASMLTELGYKNADAAAKGIVEYEKSIAKTYLTNEQSRDNTLQYNPQTMAELSALVKGADIPAYLKKVGVNTDKIIIGELGYYKNFDKLVNAQNLPVIKDYLKFHMINGSASYLSEKLGDMKFNFFGKYLRGQQEQRALNKRGFELINRNLGEAFGKLYVEKYFPAEAKAQMVELIDYLKKSFAVHINNLAWMSSTTKEKAMQKLNKFTVKVAYPDKWKDYSKLEIVPESKGGTLYQNLQNIGEWQYNKDLAKIGKPVDKTEWGMTPQTVNAYYNPVFNEIVFPAAILQPPFFNPKADAAVNFGGIGAVIGHEMSHGFDDSGAQFDAEGNLVDWWTPEDKANFEKATKALAAQYDKYEPVKGTFVNGTFTNGENIADLGGVNIAYDALQMYLKDKGNPGKISGFTQDQRFFLSWATVWRTLSSEKYMINQVKTDPHSPGYFRSFGPLINVDAFYKAFDVKKGDKLYKAPEDRIKIW; this is encoded by the coding sequence ATGAAAAAACTAACGCTTTCTTTGTTCTTAATAGCAGGGATCTGCTCTCAAAATACAATGAGTGCACAACAAGCTAAAGCTGCTAAAGTAGCAGTGAATAATGCAGATAAAGGTTTAGACCTTAGCTTAATGGATACCTCGGTACGTCCACAGGATGATTTTTATAATTATGTGAGTGGAACTTGGATGAAAACAGCTAAAATTCCATCTGATAAACCGACTTGGGGAAGTTTTAACAAATTGGGAGAAGACACGGATAACAATTCCATGACCATCCTGAACTCTCTTTTGAAAGATAAATTTACTGACGGAAGCGAGGGTAAAAAAATCCAGGATCTGTATGCTTCTTATATGAACATGCAGAAGAGAAATGCAGACGGAATCAAGCCTATTCAGGAAAACTTGAGTAAAATTGATGCCATCAAAAATATGGCTGACCTTCAGAACTATCTGATCTCTGTAACTAAGGATGGTGAAAATGTTTTCTACGGATGGGGAGTATATGCCGATCTGAAAAACTCAAATATGAATGCAGTTTACCTAGGTGAAGCTTCACTAGGTTTAGGAAGAGACTACTACCAGAAAGTAAATGAAAAAAATACTGAAGCTATTGCTGAATATCAGAAATATGTAGCTTCTATGCTGACTGAATTAGGATACAAAAATGCCGATGCAGCTGCAAAAGGTATTGTTGAATATGAAAAAAGCATTGCAAAAACGTATTTAACAAACGAGCAGAGCCGTGATAATACTCTTCAGTATAACCCTCAGACTATGGCTGAACTTTCAGCTTTGGTAAAAGGGGCAGATATTCCTGCTTACCTTAAAAAAGTAGGAGTAAATACAGATAAAATCATCATTGGAGAATTAGGATACTACAAAAACTTCGATAAATTGGTGAACGCTCAGAATCTTCCTGTAATTAAGGATTATCTGAAGTTCCACATGATCAACGGAAGTGCTTCTTACCTAAGTGAAAAATTAGGAGATATGAAGTTTAACTTCTTTGGTAAATACCTAAGAGGTCAGCAAGAGCAAAGAGCATTGAACAAAAGAGGTTTTGAATTAATCAACAGAAACCTTGGTGAAGCCTTCGGAAAACTTTATGTTGAAAAATACTTCCCGGCTGAAGCTAAAGCTCAGATGGTAGAATTGATCGACTATCTGAAGAAGAGTTTTGCAGTTCACATCAATAACCTGGCTTGGATGTCTTCTACCACTAAGGAGAAAGCAATGCAGAAGTTGAATAAATTCACCGTAAAAGTTGCTTACCCGGACAAATGGAAAGATTATTCAAAATTAGAAATCGTTCCTGAATCTAAAGGTGGAACATTATACCAAAACCTTCAGAATATCGGTGAGTGGCAATACAACAAAGATCTGGCTAAAATCGGAAAACCGGTTGATAAAACAGAATGGGGAATGACTCCACAAACTGTAAATGCTTACTACAATCCGGTATTTAACGAAATCGTATTCCCTGCAGCAATCCTTCAGCCGCCATTCTTCAACCCTAAAGCTGATGCCGCTGTAAACTTCGGTGGAATTGGTGCTGTTATCGGTCACGAAATGAGCCACGGATTTGATGATTCAGGAGCACAGTTTGATGCAGAAGGAAACTTGGTTGACTGGTGGACGCCGGAAGATAAAGCTAACTTTGAAAAAGCTACAAAAGCCCTTGCTGCTCAGTATGACAAATACGAGCCTGTAAAAGGAACTTTCGTAAACGGAACATTTACGAACGGTGAAAACATCGCTGACTTAGGAGGGGTAAACATTGCTTACGATGCACTTCAAATGTATTTAAAAGATAAAGGAAACCCTGGAAAGATCAGCGGATTCACTCAGGATCAGAGATTCTTCCTAAGCTGGGCAACCGTTTGGAGAACATTATCAAGTGAAAAATATATGATTAACCAAGTGAAGACAGATCCGCACTCTCCGGGTTACTTCAGAAGCTTCGGTCCGCTTATCAACGTTGATGCATTCTATAAGGCATTCGATGTGAAGAAAGGAGACAAATTATACAAAGCTCCAGAAGACAGAATTAAAATCTGGTAA
- a CDS encoding polysaccharide deacetylase family protein has translation MENSKQIFQTNSKKRWKSVQWGSRVFIFMGGLLFLALGLMMVLDRSPKIPFKEDYKAVMTANKPYLQENKISKEYKGFRSFISEKSIHTNLAKIEKARAERYKNQNRNWAQFPGGIRSAFYVAWDPQSLMSLKRNIKHINLVFPEWFFLDPKTGNLKTNVDPEGYKIIKRTGVAAMPILSNNSNQEFRSEGLGKVLNDPKKRTNLIQKITQQCIKYHFKGINIDFEDMNLNSDENLIAFMKELSETFKQNQLLVTMDIMTDNDDYNIPKLDPYVDYFILMAYDEYSASGDAGPVSSQKWIEEQAGKMVKKTSPQKIILGLGAYGYDWSSNPDDNTSVTYMQAITKASASKAVIDYNDNTFNLNYSYTDSKNNIHTVFFNDAASIFNTMRFSSEYPLAGTALWRLGSEDSRVWNFYDKDLTFAGLSKLNLKTFENVKGQTMVDYIGDGEVLDVLNTPHDGKIAVEIDPKEKIITDENYITYPSSYEVKKYGGAPQKELVLTFDDGPDETYTPQVLDILSKYHVPAAFFLVGLNAEKNLPLVKRIYREGHEIGNHTFTHENVAKVSPERALLELKLTRLLIECVTGHSTILFRAPYNADSEPTTSEEIIPVALARQQNYLDIGENIDPEDWQPGIKSDEIVKRVMAGIKQERGNIILLHDAGGDTREETVKALKILIPTLQKQGYHFTNLTSILHKSKNELMPEVPKTRSYYIMQLNLVLATAIYGISHFLVALFTIFIVLGLIRLLIMAYWAFKERKKEKKLSEFPTLESYPKVSIIVPAYNEEVNIVSSLHNLLKQTYPNFNIIMVDDGSKDSTYEKAKSEFPDHPKLKIFSKDNGGKATALNFGISQTDAEYVVCIDADTKLQQDAVKYLIARFLNSNPEEKIAAVAGNVKVGNTVNWLTRWQAIEYTKSQNFDRLAYANINAITVIPGAIGAFKRSVVVEAGGYSSDTLAEDCDITVKILKAGYTVANENRAVAVTEAPETVKQFLKQRFRWTYGIMQMFWKQRQTFLNPKYKGLGLWAMPNILLFQYIIPFFSPLADVIMFFGILSGNGGKIFTYYLIFLLVDASLALVAFIIQREKLINLLYIIPQRFGYRWLMYIVLFKSLRKALKGEMQSWGFLKRTGNVKEIATS, from the coding sequence GTGGAAAATTCAAAACAAATTTTTCAGACCAACAGTAAAAAACGCTGGAAAAGTGTACAATGGGGAAGCCGTGTCTTTATCTTTATGGGTGGTCTTCTTTTTTTGGCTCTGGGACTCATGATGGTTCTGGACAGAAGCCCTAAAATTCCTTTTAAAGAAGATTATAAAGCTGTAATGACAGCCAATAAGCCCTATCTTCAGGAGAATAAAATTTCTAAAGAATATAAAGGATTCAGAAGTTTTATTTCCGAAAAATCAATCCATACCAATCTTGCCAAAATTGAAAAGGCGAGAGCGGAGAGATATAAAAATCAAAACCGAAACTGGGCACAGTTTCCCGGAGGAATTCGTTCTGCATTCTATGTAGCGTGGGATCCACAGTCTCTGATGTCTTTAAAACGAAACATCAAACACATCAATCTTGTTTTCCCGGAATGGTTTTTTCTTGATCCCAAAACAGGAAATCTGAAAACCAATGTCGATCCGGAAGGATACAAAATCATCAAAAGAACAGGGGTTGCAGCAATGCCAATTCTGAGTAATAACTCTAATCAGGAATTCCGTTCCGAGGGATTAGGGAAAGTATTGAATGATCCGAAGAAAAGAACAAACCTTATTCAGAAAATTACCCAGCAGTGCATAAAATATCATTTTAAGGGAATCAATATTGACTTTGAAGACATGAACCTGAATTCTGATGAAAACCTGATTGCCTTTATGAAAGAGCTTTCAGAAACATTCAAACAGAATCAATTACTGGTTACCATGGATATCATGACGGATAATGATGACTACAACATTCCGAAGCTGGATCCTTATGTAGATTATTTTATATTGATGGCTTATGATGAATATTCTGCGAGTGGTGATGCAGGCCCCGTTTCTTCACAGAAATGGATTGAGGAGCAGGCTGGTAAAATGGTAAAGAAAACTTCTCCTCAGAAGATAATTCTGGGATTGGGAGCTTATGGCTACGACTGGAGCTCCAATCCGGATGACAATACTTCTGTTACCTATATGCAGGCCATCACAAAGGCAAGTGCAAGTAAGGCAGTCATTGATTATAATGATAATACATTTAATTTAAACTATTCTTATACCGATTCTAAAAATAATATCCACACCGTATTTTTTAATGATGCTGCCTCTATTTTTAATACAATGCGCTTTTCATCGGAATATCCATTGGCTGGAACTGCACTTTGGAGACTGGGAAGTGAAGACAGCAGAGTCTGGAATTTCTATGATAAAGATCTTACGTTTGCCGGGCTTTCTAAACTAAACCTGAAAACATTTGAAAATGTAAAAGGACAAACGATGGTCGATTATATTGGCGATGGCGAGGTTTTGGATGTTCTGAATACTCCTCATGACGGAAAGATTGCTGTGGAAATTGATCCTAAAGAAAAAATTATTACAGATGAAAATTATATTACCTATCCAAGTTCTTATGAAGTAAAGAAATATGGAGGCGCTCCTCAGAAAGAACTGGTACTGACTTTTGATGATGGACCGGATGAAACCTATACCCCTCAAGTATTGGATATATTATCCAAATACCATGTTCCTGCAGCTTTCTTTTTAGTAGGTTTAAATGCTGAAAAAAATCTTCCGCTTGTTAAAAGAATTTACCGCGAGGGCCATGAAATAGGAAATCACACTTTTACCCATGAAAATGTGGCTAAGGTAAGCCCTGAAAGAGCCTTATTGGAGTTAAAACTGACAAGACTATTGATTGAATGTGTTACAGGTCACAGTACCATTCTGTTCCGTGCACCGTATAACGCAGATTCTGAGCCAACAACTTCAGAGGAAATTATTCCTGTTGCATTGGCAAGACAACAAAATTATTTGGATATCGGAGAAAATATAGACCCGGAAGACTGGCAGCCCGGAATAAAATCAGATGAAATTGTAAAACGCGTAATGGCCGGAATCAAACAGGAGAGAGGAAATATTATCTTACTTCATGATGCCGGTGGAGATACCAGAGAAGAAACGGTGAAAGCATTGAAAATTTTAATTCCTACCCTTCAGAAACAAGGATATCATTTCACCAATCTTACCAGTATTCTTCATAAAAGTAAAAATGAACTGATGCCTGAAGTTCCTAAAACAAGATCTTACTACATCATGCAGCTTAACCTGGTCTTGGCAACCGCAATTTACGGAATAAGCCACTTCCTGGTAGCTTTGTTTACTATTTTTATTGTATTGGGATTGATCAGACTGCTGATAATGGCTTACTGGGCCTTTAAAGAAAGAAAAAAAGAGAAAAAGTTGAGTGAATTTCCAACGCTTGAATCCTACCCAAAGGTTTCCATTATTGTTCCCGCTTATAATGAAGAAGTTAATATTGTTTCTTCTTTACATAACCTGTTGAAGCAAACCTATCCGAATTTTAATATTATTATGGTAGATGACGGAAGTAAAGATTCAACCTATGAAAAAGCAAAATCTGAATTTCCGGATCATCCGAAACTGAAAATCTTTTCCAAGGACAATGGAGGAAAAGCCACAGCTTTAAACTTTGGTATTTCACAAACAGATGCTGAATATGTGGTGTGTATTGATGCAGACACAAAACTTCAGCAGGATGCCGTAAAATATCTGATAGCAAGATTTTTAAACTCAAATCCTGAAGAAAAGATAGCTGCTGTGGCAGGAAATGTAAAAGTTGGAAATACAGTGAACTGGCTTACCAGATGGCAGGCGATAGAATACACCAAAAGTCAGAATTTTGACAGGCTGGCGTATGCCAATATCAATGCAATTACTGTTATTCCGGGGGCTATCGGGGCTTTTAAAAGATCAGTAGTGGTGGAAGCAGGTGGCTATTCTTCTGATACCCTGGCTGAAGATTGCGATATTACTGTTAAAATCTTAAAAGCAGGATACACGGTAGCCAATGAAAACAGAGCCGTTGCCGTTACAGAAGCACCGGAAACGGTTAAACAGTTCCTGAAACAACGTTTTCGCTGGACCTATGGAATCATGCAGATGTTCTGGAAGCAGAGACAGACCTTCCTTAATCCCAAATATAAAGGATTGGGCCTTTGGGCAATGCCGAATATTTTACTCTTCCAGTATATTATTCCTTTCTTTTCACCACTCGCAGATGTGATTATGTTCTTTGGAATTTTATCCGGAAACGGAGGAAAAATATTTACCTATTACCTCATATTTCTTTTGGTGGATGCTTCCCTTGCATTGGTAGCATTCATTATACAGCGGGAAAAATTAATCAATCTTCTGTATATTATTCCGCAAAGATTTGGGTATAGATGGCTGATGTACATTGTATTATTTAAAAGTTTAAGAAAAGCATTGAAAGGCGAAATGCAGTCCTGGGGCTTCCTAAAACGAACAGGAAATGTAAAAGAGATAGCAACTTCTTAA